Proteins encoded by one window of Nitrincola iocasae:
- a CDS encoding amino acid ABC transporter substrate-binding protein, with amino-acid sequence MKKIATFVGAALAVTAAASVSADTLETVKERGAVQCGVSDGLPGFSATDSDGRWQGIDADFCRAVAAAVLGDAEKVNFVSLTATERFTALQSGEIDVLSRNTTWTLTRDASLGLNFAGVTYYDGQGFLVKKDLGVSSALELDGASVCISSGTTTELNLADYFRFKGMSYEPVLYDTADQTAQGFEAGRCDILTSDQSQLYALRLQLSDPDGAMVLPEVISKEPLGPVVRQGDDVWFNIVKWTLSAQLNAEELGVTSANAEEMKASDNPSIQRLLGTSGNMGELLQLSNDWAYNIVEQVGNYGEVFDRTVGTGSPLNIERGLNALWSEGGLQYAPPVR; translated from the coding sequence ATGAAGAAGATTGCAACATTCGTTGGCGCTGCATTGGCAGTGACGGCAGCGGCTAGCGTTAGTGCCGATACTCTGGAAACAGTTAAAGAACGTGGTGCGGTGCAGTGTGGTGTCAGTGATGGCTTGCCAGGCTTTTCAGCAACAGATAGTGATGGACGCTGGCAGGGCATCGATGCAGATTTCTGCCGTGCCGTTGCCGCGGCTGTGCTGGGTGATGCCGAAAAAGTTAATTTTGTCTCGCTGACCGCAACAGAACGCTTTACCGCACTCCAGTCTGGTGAAATCGATGTACTTTCGCGTAATACAACCTGGACACTGACCCGTGATGCCTCACTGGGCCTGAACTTCGCCGGGGTTACCTACTATGATGGTCAGGGTTTCCTGGTCAAGAAAGATCTGGGTGTCAGCAGTGCGCTTGAGCTGGATGGTGCTTCAGTGTGTATCTCTTCCGGTACCACCACTGAGCTTAACCTGGCGGATTACTTCCGCTTTAAAGGCATGAGCTATGAGCCAGTACTCTATGATACAGCTGATCAGACCGCTCAGGGTTTTGAAGCGGGTCGTTGTGATATTCTGACCTCAGACCAGTCTCAGTTGTATGCGCTGCGTCTGCAGTTGTCTGATCCTGATGGTGCCATGGTACTGCCAGAAGTTATTTCCAAAGAACCCCTCGGACCCGTGGTTCGCCAGGGTGATGATGTCTGGTTCAACATTGTGAAATGGACCTTGTCTGCGCAGCTCAATGCTGAAGAGCTGGGTGTCACCAGCGCCAACGCCGAAGAGATGAAGGCCTCAGATAACCCATCCATTCAGCGTTTACTGGGCACATCCGGCAATATGGGTGAACTGCTTCAGCTAAGCAATGATTGGGCTTACAACATTGTTGAGCAGGTCGGTAACTACGGTGAAGTGTTTGACCGCACTGTAGGTACAGGCTCTCCGCTTAACATTGAACGCGGCCTGAATGCACTCTGGAGTGAAGGTGGTCTGCAATACGCCCCACCAGTTCGTTAA
- a CDS encoding amino acid ABC transporter permease, with amino-acid sequence MDKFTPIVDRPAPIVEVGLIGWMRKNLFSSLPNTLVTLFTVYVLWMVLVPFLNWAFITSDWIGTTRDDCDSGGACWVFITVRFNLFMYGFYPEDSYWRPNLTFILLLAILVWMSVPRLPFKKVIGILALTAYPVLAYTLLYGGFGLEVIPTHRWGGLMLTLVLALIGIVVAIPIGILLALGRRSEMPVIKMVCVIFIEFWRGVPLITILFMASVMLPLFFAGGTDADKLMRALIGIVMFQSAYMAEVVRGGLQALSKGQFEGADALGLSYWQKTSLVVLPQALKIMIPGIVNTLISLFKDTSLIVIIGLMDVLGMVQQALSDPAWLGYPAEGYLFAAFMFWIFCFSMSRYSNYLENHLNTGHRN; translated from the coding sequence ATGGATAAATTTACCCCTATTGTCGATCGTCCGGCACCTATCGTTGAGGTGGGTCTGATTGGCTGGATGCGCAAGAACCTGTTTTCCAGTCTGCCGAACACACTGGTCACCCTGTTTACTGTGTATGTGCTTTGGATGGTGTTGGTGCCCTTTCTGAACTGGGCCTTCATTACATCAGACTGGATTGGAACCACGCGTGATGACTGTGATAGCGGGGGGGCTTGCTGGGTTTTTATAACAGTACGCTTTAACCTGTTTATGTATGGTTTTTACCCGGAAGACAGCTACTGGCGGCCTAATCTGACCTTTATCCTGCTGTTGGCCATTCTGGTGTGGATGTCTGTGCCACGACTGCCATTTAAGAAAGTCATCGGTATTCTCGCGCTTACTGCCTATCCGGTTTTAGCTTATACGCTGCTCTATGGCGGTTTTGGCCTGGAGGTTATTCCCACCCACCGCTGGGGGGGCTTGATGCTGACACTGGTGCTGGCCTTGATCGGTATCGTTGTGGCTATCCCTATCGGGATTCTGTTAGCGCTTGGACGTCGTAGTGAGATGCCGGTCATCAAGATGGTCTGTGTGATCTTTATTGAGTTTTGGCGTGGTGTGCCCTTGATTACCATCCTGTTTATGGCGTCGGTAATGTTGCCGCTGTTCTTTGCCGGTGGTACGGATGCTGACAAACTCATGCGTGCCTTGATCGGTATTGTAATGTTCCAGTCGGCTTATATGGCCGAAGTGGTGCGTGGTGGTTTACAGGCACTGAGTAAAGGGCAGTTTGAAGGTGCAGATGCACTGGGTCTCAGTTACTGGCAGAAAACCAGTCTGGTGGTGCTGCCTCAAGCGCTGAAAATCATGATTCCGGGCATAGTGAATACCCTGATTTCACTGTTCAAAGATACCAGCCTGATTGTCATCATCGGCTTAATGGACGTTTTAGGTATGGTGCAACAAGCCCTGTCTGATCCTGCCTGGTTGGGCTATCCGGCTGAAGGTTACTTGTTTGCGGCTTTCATGTTCTGGATCTTTTGCTTCAGCATGTCGCGGTACAGTAACTATTTGGAAAATCATCTCAATACCGGCCATAGAAATTAA
- a CDS encoding amino acid ABC transporter permease — MKSNNRNSFTRLVYNPTARSLFYQAVILGLLLWFMMTIVGNVMTNLEVRGISSGFGFLEQPAGFGISQTLIEYNETFSFGRTFFVGLLNTLLVSALGVVAATFLGVFVGISRISPNWLLRKISMVYIEILRNIPLLLQIFFWYYVVLQTLPNTRNSLALGEAVFLNIRGIFVPRPMAETGFAFYVGLIVAAIVGVIFLSRWAKKRMMDTGQQFPVFWTSAGILLATIILGFFITGRPIGLNYPVLRGFNFSGGMSLLPELVALWFALTIYTSTYIGEIVRSGIESVSHGQTEACRALGLNEKHRMNLVVLPQAMRVMIPPMTSQYLNLTKNSSLATAIGYPDLVSVFAGTTLNQTGQAIEIITMTMLVYLTISLLVSAFMNWFNKRVALVER, encoded by the coding sequence ATGAAATCAAATAACCGCAATAGTTTTACCCGTCTTGTTTATAACCCGACTGCTCGCAGTCTGTTTTATCAGGCCGTTATACTCGGGTTGTTGCTCTGGTTTATGATGACCATTGTTGGCAATGTCATGACCAACCTTGAAGTCCGTGGGATATCATCCGGGTTTGGTTTTTTGGAGCAACCAGCGGGATTTGGTATCTCGCAAACACTGATTGAATACAATGAGACCTTCAGCTTTGGGCGTACCTTCTTTGTAGGTTTGCTTAATACTTTGCTGGTATCAGCACTAGGAGTAGTAGCTGCTACTTTCTTGGGGGTTTTTGTCGGTATAAGCCGTATTTCTCCTAACTGGTTGCTACGAAAAATCTCGATGGTATACATCGAAATTCTTCGTAACATCCCGTTGTTGCTACAGATTTTCTTCTGGTACTACGTGGTGCTGCAAACCCTGCCGAATACTCGAAACAGCCTTGCCCTGGGCGAAGCTGTGTTCCTGAATATACGTGGCATTTTCGTCCCCAGGCCCATGGCAGAAACAGGCTTTGCCTTTTATGTGGGTTTGATCGTCGCAGCTATAGTTGGTGTGATTTTCTTATCACGTTGGGCAAAAAAACGCATGATGGATACTGGCCAGCAGTTTCCAGTATTCTGGACTTCTGCAGGTATTTTGCTGGCGACTATTATTCTGGGTTTTTTTATCACCGGCCGTCCTATCGGACTGAATTACCCCGTGTTGCGCGGGTTTAATTTCAGTGGCGGTATGTCATTGCTACCGGAGCTGGTTGCACTCTGGTTTGCGTTAACCATCTATACCAGTACCTATATCGGCGAAATTGTCAGATCAGGTATAGAATCTGTGTCACATGGACAGACCGAAGCCTGCCGGGCGTTGGGTCTGAATGAAAAGCATCGCATGAATCTGGTGGTGTTACCCCAGGCAATGCGTGTGATGATTCCTCCCATGACCAGTCAGTATCTCAACCTGACTAAAAACTCTTCACTGGCAACCGCGATAGGGTATCCAGATCTGGTATCAGTCTTTGCGGGTACAACGCTGAACCAGACGGGGCAAGCGATAGAGATTATCACCATGACCATGCTGGTTTACCTGACCATCAGTTTGCTGGTATCTGCCTTTATGAACTGGTTCAACAAACGCGTTGCTCTGGTGGAGAGATAA
- the fba gene encoding class II fructose-bisphosphate aldolase (catalyzes the reversible aldol condensation of dihydroxyacetonephosphate and glyceraldehyde 3-phosphate in the Calvin cycle, glycolysis, and/or gluconeogenesis) has protein sequence MALISMRQLLDHAAEHGYGIPAFNVNNLEQMRAIMEAAAKTDSPVIVQASAGARKYAGSNFLRHMILAAIEEFPQIPVCMHQDHGTSPAVCQRSIAMGFSSVMMDGSLGSDGKTPTSYEYNVDVTRRTVEMAHACGVSVEGELGCLGSLETGMAGEEDGIGAEGVLSHEQMLTDPEEAADFVRKTGVDALAIAIGTSHGAYKFTRPPTGDTLAIQRIKEIHARIPDTHLVMHGSSSVPQDWLAIINEYGGEIPETYGVPVDEIVQGIRHGVRKVNIDTDLRLASTGAVRRFLAQNPAEFDPRKYLKETITAMREICIARYEAFGSAGHASSITPIALEDMAERYESGQLDVKIN, from the coding sequence ATGGCACTTATTTCTATGCGACAGTTGCTGGACCATGCTGCTGAGCACGGCTACGGCATACCAGCTTTTAACGTAAATAACCTGGAACAGATGCGCGCCATTATGGAAGCGGCGGCTAAAACTGACTCACCGGTGATCGTGCAGGCTTCCGCGGGTGCGCGTAAATATGCGGGCTCTAACTTTCTGCGTCATATGATTCTGGCCGCTATTGAAGAGTTCCCACAGATTCCTGTATGTATGCATCAGGATCATGGTACCAGTCCGGCTGTTTGTCAGCGCTCTATTGCAATGGGCTTTTCATCGGTAATGATGGATGGATCACTGGGTAGCGATGGAAAAACTCCAACCAGCTACGAGTACAACGTGGATGTGACCCGCCGTACCGTGGAAATGGCGCATGCCTGTGGTGTTTCAGTTGAAGGGGAGCTGGGCTGCCTGGGGTCGCTGGAAACCGGTATGGCCGGTGAAGAAGATGGTATTGGCGCTGAGGGTGTTCTGTCGCATGAACAGATGCTCACTGACCCTGAAGAAGCCGCCGATTTTGTGCGTAAAACTGGCGTGGATGCATTGGCAATTGCCATAGGTACCAGTCATGGCGCCTACAAATTCACTCGTCCACCGACAGGCGATACTCTGGCAATTCAGCGCATCAAAGAGATCCATGCGCGTATTCCGGATACTCATCTGGTGATGCATGGCTCATCGTCTGTGCCACAGGATTGGTTGGCAATTATTAATGAATATGGCGGTGAAATCCCGGAAACCTATGGCGTACCGGTGGACGAAATCGTGCAGGGTATTCGACATGGCGTGCGTAAGGTGAATATTGATACTGACTTGCGTCTGGCATCAACCGGTGCGGTACGTCGTTTCCTGGCGCAGAACCCGGCTGAGTTTGATCCACGCAAATACCTCAAGGAGACGATTACTGCGATGCGCGAGATCTGTATCGCTCGTTATGAAGCCTTTGGTTCCGCCGGTCACGCCAGCAGTATTACACCGATTGCACTGGAGGATATGGCTGAGCGCTACGAGTCCGGTCAGTTGGATGTAAAAATCAACTGA